One genomic region from Pseudoalteromonas rubra encodes:
- a CDS encoding Ig-like domain-containing protein translates to MKRSQLHQLGILTLFCTGLLTGCSGDGDDTTSTTPKQNTTTEPPVQDNSADQPDAPSGQVSLIPFDYQPKFANRNLAARQVVNTQFVNGTGNVLFPVTQTTYRGNLTVSLDAITDPEGVSRVLLGFDSAEQAQVLCDGNCSDPFAFTETGINPANFAQQPGSLQLQVWVEDNGGNLTTVATQQISWLPRSIAFNSTPRSEGSAALDWQPLPSFLRYNAYLAESPIDDVRNITTLPGGQRVIALTDSTHTFSGLDPQKHYYTRITGIDGSGESAFSESRMLAASNLITPVAVADSFSGVQFASLSGNLLNNDNANGLEPLTLVTTAVRDPQNGTLTLFADGRFTYEPRESFFGTDGFRYRIVNSQGVTAEAEVTLLIERVNQDPIAFDNHYALAQNSELTVSGAGLLVNDIDFDGDALTVNTTPVTDVQNGTLTLNADGSFNYQPNSDFIGTDSFEYRVEDGNGGSHTATITLLVETEVSNFPPVAVNDSYQTNEDEQLFVDLPGVLENDSDADEDTLTLSIIEQPLMGTLELSDTGSFRYTPQQNSYGQDYFVYQIDDGAASVQAFVLIEVSEVNDAPLANDDSVEVAQGQPVSIFVAANDQDIDGSLDPTSLVLIEGPSHGDVSLSNDRTHFIYQSESGYRGSDSFTYQIQDDRGATSNVANVFIEVTGDNLPPVAVNDSATTTQEVAVTIDVLANDSDSDGSLNYNSLTVVTAPTNGNVTLDTVELSGFIYTPQSGFSGSDSFTYQVQDNEGGLSNTATVTITVEPLNQPPVAVNDSATTTQEVAVAIDVLANDSDSDGSLNYNSLTVITAPTNGSVTLDTVELSGFIYTPQSGFSGSDSFTYQVQDNEGSLSNTATVTITVEPLNQPPVAMNDSASVEVDQSVTITVLDNDSDADGTLQTGTVEIVQGAQMGTTEVSSSGEITYFHTGTSEGEDSFTYRVQDNQGAVSNTATVTVTITAPNTTPVAVDDSAQVDKNESVAISVLNNDQAKGRDLLVNSVMVVVEPSHGSVSIDSTSGIALYVPQFNFVGNDSFGYVVSNDLAEISNVATVTITVNDKNYTPTVEPGSAEIETDISNGTLVLQISASDPDGDSLTYQLSGNNATIFSVDADGKVTVADAELLASNGEQIYTLTVTVCDSGTPQLCAQSEITISVTQAAPSYIATKRSTFGNDGSLTVALNASLEFHSPGQTILLSDGKLISVGAVGHFNDAASRNIHRAYVSKQLSDGRPDNSFAEAGNFQSSFGIEIESIPQDVWAKIAAVDEQGRIYVAGYVNFLSSQQLLVFRLLSDGSLDTSYANDNGYMILPLGSNVFVTPVAIALEDNETLTVVSNIRATSTATTGTVTLSRITAQGEVTTTQSLAETPTKNARGMVTLPSGDYLVYGEITSTETGEDVMLMRLTQSTLAPDSSFQNNGLLQINITTVPEGADGTEFNDTARHVQIKDSNTLLVTGLTTLDEFGEERSAYLLQLSMDGVLDTAFAGTGKRVYQLSELPTDADNDISGYDATGIGIAADSDTYYLAIQRSFFSNDQAVQVIKVGLNGDVDTNWLPGSNGYSMYHGTGLKIFDFLETQGGLLFSGQKFNYLGNNYLSELWLGEITTAAELNPNFGSFGQRTVSVGRRDESFVAGQVSTFSASLGHLLLGGQAATWQTTPQTVPYVLKLDSVGQRTNTFANLGLVSTVPATTLGPMSSATVGAIKENSAGEVLLSASGNVSVSAGDEQAMATLNKFSNLGALDSGFANNGVLSLIASEYQAESAALELTQLTTLPSGNILALGQATASCYVHSMAFVIPSSGSSPTHFNYPIPSGYSCSPNAHKVSIIHTVGSSLVGVGQSQPGPTAPQLLLAKANEAGVPDTSFGTDGLALLDIGLSVGDDITMKGSVVDSSQGFIVFGHAGTKNFIVRVTSAGALDTSFATGGVLMFEQISGEAVLINQAWIESNGKLLLFAQASSSKSLYVGQLLLSESPGSWDTSFDEDGTQLFSSAVSGELKTVIQHNSSTEFTFVLQQSSPARVSLQAGQVVQQ, encoded by the coding sequence ATGAAGCGCTCGCAATTACACCAACTGGGCATTCTGACACTGTTTTGTACCGGGCTTTTAACGGGTTGCTCAGGCGATGGTGACGACACCACAAGCACAACACCTAAGCAAAATACTACCACTGAACCGCCTGTCCAGGATAACAGCGCCGACCAGCCAGATGCACCATCAGGCCAGGTCAGTTTGATCCCTTTTGACTATCAGCCCAAATTCGCGAACCGTAACCTCGCCGCGCGTCAGGTGGTCAATACACAATTCGTCAACGGAACAGGCAACGTTCTATTCCCCGTTACACAGACTACCTACCGGGGTAACCTTACTGTTTCTCTGGATGCCATCACCGATCCGGAAGGCGTAAGCCGGGTGCTGCTCGGCTTTGATAGTGCAGAGCAAGCGCAGGTTTTATGCGATGGTAATTGCAGCGATCCATTTGCCTTTACCGAAACTGGCATTAACCCGGCTAATTTTGCGCAGCAACCCGGTAGCCTGCAATTACAAGTCTGGGTAGAAGACAATGGCGGCAATCTCACCACAGTGGCCACCCAACAAATTAGCTGGTTACCACGCAGTATCGCGTTTAACAGCACGCCACGCAGTGAAGGAAGTGCGGCACTGGACTGGCAACCACTGCCCAGTTTCTTGCGCTACAACGCGTACCTGGCTGAATCACCCATTGATGATGTGCGCAACATTACCACCTTGCCAGGTGGTCAGCGGGTCATTGCCTTAACCGATTCAACACACACCTTCAGCGGATTAGATCCACAAAAACACTATTACACCCGCATCACCGGCATTGATGGCAGCGGAGAAAGTGCCTTCAGCGAGTCGCGTATGCTGGCAGCCTCCAACCTGATCACGCCCGTCGCCGTTGCGGACAGCTTTAGTGGTGTTCAGTTCGCGTCACTCTCGGGCAACCTGCTGAACAACGACAATGCCAATGGTCTCGAACCACTGACCTTGGTCACCACAGCAGTACGCGATCCACAAAACGGGACACTGACTCTATTTGCCGATGGCCGTTTTACTTATGAACCCCGAGAGAGCTTTTTTGGCACCGATGGATTTCGCTATCGTATCGTCAATAGCCAGGGCGTCACTGCTGAGGCCGAAGTCACTTTACTCATTGAGCGCGTTAATCAGGATCCGATCGCCTTTGACAATCACTACGCGCTGGCACAAAACAGCGAACTCACCGTCAGTGGCGCCGGGTTGCTGGTCAATGACATAGACTTCGATGGCGATGCACTCACAGTGAACACCACGCCCGTCACCGATGTACAAAATGGCACCCTGACACTCAATGCAGATGGGAGCTTTAACTATCAACCCAACTCTGATTTTATCGGCACAGACAGCTTTGAATACCGGGTGGAAGATGGCAATGGTGGCTCACACACGGCCACTATCACCCTGCTTGTAGAGACCGAAGTCAGTAATTTCCCGCCCGTCGCAGTCAATGACAGTTATCAGACTAACGAAGATGAACAGCTGTTTGTTGACCTCCCTGGTGTACTGGAAAATGACAGTGATGCAGATGAAGATACACTGACCTTATCGATCATAGAGCAACCCTTAATGGGCACACTGGAGCTCAGTGACACAGGGAGTTTCCGCTATACCCCGCAGCAAAATAGTTATGGGCAAGACTATTTCGTCTATCAGATTGATGATGGCGCAGCCAGTGTGCAGGCTTTTGTGCTGATTGAAGTCAGCGAAGTTAATGACGCGCCTTTGGCCAACGACGACAGTGTTGAAGTCGCACAAGGGCAACCAGTCAGCATTTTTGTGGCAGCCAATGATCAGGATATAGATGGCAGTCTGGATCCAACCAGCCTGGTGCTTATCGAAGGGCCCAGTCATGGTGACGTAAGCCTGAGTAATGACCGCACCCATTTCATCTATCAGAGTGAATCGGGCTACCGGGGTAGCGATAGCTTTACCTACCAAATTCAGGATGACAGAGGGGCAACGTCCAACGTCGCCAATGTCTTTATCGAAGTAACAGGTGACAACCTGCCACCGGTTGCCGTGAATGACAGCGCCACCACGACCCAGGAGGTGGCGGTTACCATAGATGTACTGGCCAATGACAGCGACAGTGACGGCAGCCTGAACTACAACAGCCTCACTGTGGTCACCGCCCCAACAAACGGCAACGTGACACTGGATACCGTGGAGCTGAGCGGATTTATCTATACCCCGCAAAGCGGCTTCTCAGGCAGTGATTCTTTTACGTATCAGGTACAAGATAATGAAGGCGGTCTTTCCAACACCGCAACCGTCACCATTACGGTTGAACCACTTAATCAGCCACCGGTTGCCGTGAATGACAGCGCCACCACGACCCAGGAGGTGGCGGTTGCCATAGATGTACTGGCCAATGACAGCGACAGTGACGGTAGCCTGAACTACAATAGCCTCACCGTGATCACCGCCCCCACTAACGGCAGCGTGACGTTGGATACCGTGGAGCTGAGCGGCTTTATCTATACGCCGCAGAGCGGCTTCTCAGGCAGTGACTCTTTTACCTACCAAGTGCAAGACAATGAAGGCAGCCTTTCCAATACCGCGACAGTCACTATTACGGTTGAGCCACTTAATCAGCCACCGGTTGCGATGAATGACAGCGCCTCTGTCGAAGTCGACCAGTCTGTCACTATCACAGTGTTGGATAATGACAGTGATGCCGATGGCACCCTGCAAACCGGCACCGTCGAGATAGTACAAGGTGCGCAAATGGGCACCACAGAAGTAAGCAGCAGCGGGGAGATCACCTATTTTCATACTGGCACGTCGGAGGGAGAGGACAGCTTCACCTATCGAGTGCAAGACAACCAGGGAGCAGTCTCCAACACAGCCACAGTGACTGTTACTATCACAGCGCCGAATACAACCCCGGTGGCCGTCGATGACAGTGCACAAGTCGATAAAAATGAGAGTGTAGCCATCTCCGTGCTGAACAATGATCAGGCCAAAGGACGTGATCTACTGGTCAATAGCGTAATGGTTGTTGTTGAACCGTCCCACGGCAGTGTCTCGATAGATTCAACCTCTGGCATAGCCCTTTACGTTCCCCAGTTTAACTTCGTCGGCAACGATAGTTTTGGTTACGTGGTGAGCAACGACCTGGCCGAAATTTCCAACGTCGCGACGGTCACCATCACCGTTAACGACAAAAACTACACGCCCACTGTAGAGCCTGGTTCGGCAGAAATCGAGACGGATATCAGCAATGGAACGCTTGTGTTGCAGATCAGTGCCTCCGATCCAGATGGCGACTCCCTCACTTATCAGCTGTCGGGTAACAACGCGACAATTTTCTCGGTCGATGCAGATGGTAAAGTCACTGTTGCCGATGCCGAGCTGCTGGCCAGCAATGGAGAGCAAATCTATACCCTGACCGTGACAGTCTGTGACTCTGGTACACCTCAGCTTTGTGCACAAAGCGAGATCACTATCTCTGTCACACAAGCTGCGCCGAGCTATATTGCCACTAAGCGAAGTACATTTGGTAATGACGGTAGCTTAACGGTGGCGCTGAATGCCAGCCTGGAATTCCACAGCCCCGGCCAAACCATTCTGCTTAGCGATGGCAAACTGATCAGCGTCGGCGCTGTTGGTCATTTCAATGACGCCGCCAGCCGCAATATCCACCGTGCTTATGTCAGCAAGCAACTCAGTGATGGCCGCCCCGATAACAGTTTTGCTGAGGCAGGCAACTTCCAAAGTAGCTTCGGGATCGAAATTGAAAGCATTCCACAAGATGTCTGGGCAAAAATAGCAGCAGTTGATGAACAGGGGCGTATTTATGTGGCAGGTTACGTCAATTTCTTAAGCTCACAACAGCTACTCGTCTTCCGTCTGCTCAGCGATGGGTCATTGGATACCAGCTATGCCAATGACAATGGCTATATGATCTTACCTTTGGGCAGCAATGTTTTTGTTACCCCCGTTGCGATTGCGCTAGAAGACAATGAAACCCTCACTGTCGTGAGTAATATCAGAGCCACCAGCACCGCAACAACAGGCACGGTGACGCTGTCCAGGATCACAGCTCAGGGCGAGGTCACCACCACCCAATCGCTGGCAGAAACGCCCACCAAGAATGCACGAGGCATGGTCACTTTGCCTTCAGGGGACTATCTAGTGTACGGCGAGATCACGTCGACTGAAACGGGTGAGGATGTGATGTTAATGCGCCTCACACAAAGCACGCTGGCTCCGGATAGCAGCTTCCAGAACAACGGTCTGCTACAAATCAATATCACCACAGTGCCCGAAGGCGCAGACGGCACCGAGTTCAATGACACTGCCCGTCATGTGCAGATTAAAGACAGTAACACCCTGTTGGTTACCGGGCTGACAACACTGGACGAATTTGGCGAAGAACGCTCTGCGTACTTACTGCAATTGAGTATGGATGGCGTGCTGGACACGGCCTTTGCTGGCACAGGTAAACGCGTCTATCAGCTCAGTGAGCTCCCCACAGACGCAGACAATGATATCTCTGGTTATGATGCAACCGGCATAGGGATCGCCGCGGATAGCGATACTTACTATCTGGCCATTCAGCGCAGTTTCTTTAGTAATGATCAGGCAGTTCAGGTAATCAAGGTTGGCCTCAATGGTGATGTAGATACCAACTGGCTCCCTGGCAGCAATGGCTACAGTATGTATCATGGTACCGGGCTCAAGATATTCGATTTCCTGGAAACCCAGGGTGGGTTGTTGTTCAGTGGTCAGAAGTTCAATTATCTGGGTAACAACTACCTATCAGAGCTCTGGCTTGGTGAAATAACCACAGCAGCCGAGCTGAACCCGAACTTTGGCTCTTTTGGTCAACGCACTGTCAGTGTCGGCCGTCGAGACGAATCCTTTGTCGCCGGACAAGTATCCACCTTTAGCGCCTCCTTAGGACATCTATTGCTCGGAGGCCAGGCAGCAACCTGGCAAACTACACCGCAAACCGTGCCGTACGTACTGAAACTGGATAGTGTGGGCCAACGGACGAATACCTTTGCCAATCTGGGCTTGGTATCCACTGTGCCTGCTACAACTTTAGGACCGATGTCCAGCGCCACCGTGGGTGCCATTAAGGAAAACAGCGCAGGCGAAGTTTTACTTAGTGCCTCTGGCAACGTATCGGTATCAGCGGGGGATGAGCAAGCCATGGCAACACTGAATAAGTTCAGTAACTTAGGAGCTCTGGATAGCGGCTTTGCCAACAACGGTGTACTGAGCTTGATCGCCAGCGAGTATCAAGCTGAGTCTGCCGCATTAGAGCTAACTCAGCTAACAACCCTGCCAAGTGGAAATATTCTGGCCCTTGGTCAGGCAACAGCCAGTTGTTATGTGCACAGTATGGCCTTTGTCATCCCCAGCTCTGGAAGCTCACCTACTCACTTTAATTACCCCATTCCGAGTGGTTACAGTTGCAGCCCCAATGCACATAAAGTGTCTATAATCCATACTGTAGGGAGTAGTCTGGTTGGTGTTGGCCAAAGTCAACCGGGACCAACGGCACCTCAACTGCTGTTAGCCAAAGCCAATGAAGCGGGCGTCCCCGATACCAGCTTTGGCACCGACGGCCTGGCGTTACTCGACATCGGCCTGAGTGTGGGTGACGACATCACCATGAAGGGCTCAGTGGTGGATTCCAGCCAGGGCTTTATTGTCTTTGGTCATGCAGGCACTAAGAACTTTATCGTTCGGGTGACCAGTGCAGGCGCACTGGACACCAGCTTTGCGACTGGTGGGGTACTGATGTTTGAACAAATATCCGGTGAAGCCGTGCTGATCAACCAGGCCTGGATCGAAAGCAACGGTAAGTTATTGTTGTTCGCTCAGGCAAGCAGCTCCAAATCTCTGTATGTCGGTCAGCTATTGCTGAGTGAGTCACCGGGAAGCTGGGATACCAGTTTTGATGAAGATGGCACACAGCTATTCAGTAGCGCTGTCAGCGGTGAGCTGAAAACCGTTATACAGCACAACAGCAGTACAGAGTTTACCTTTGTGTTGCAACAATCCTCTCCCGCCAGGGTGAGTTTACAAGCCGGCCAGGTCGTTCAACAGTGA
- a CDS encoding FecR family protein, with amino-acid sequence MISNSRIRWQPLRHSTHLTLLLSGLLFAPISQAAPAGKTLMSRGQVVATASDSAEQRTLKRRSPVFDVDVVNTGQQSNAQLRMQDGALIALKENTQLIINEYSGSSEEDGSVVMELVTGGLRTITGKIKGNKDNYQLRTPVGSIGIRGTHYEVEWQGDALLLAVWDGTIEVSVNEEPLLLGQEGNFSFASVSQSGEVTPLLAPPSQLTRLTPASQGAASGSDTDEQNDDGNTEDTSAELDDAPAEATTLTIAQAPVATPPAAQEAFEAALPDVGRDISDNSFITEENLDTVGIDPLEDLLAERTGTALYTALERAEFSSTGGAVSNIQMQISVDFDSGTVPQGVLSFNDQQGEWFAAFNGLIDASGMTLGVNFASHGQNLAEGTIETQFSDELNKLRGNFNLNEIDEPSVTASGLFILSQP; translated from the coding sequence ATGATTTCTAATTCTCGCATCCGCTGGCAGCCACTCAGACACAGCACGCACCTGACCCTCTTATTATCCGGGTTACTCTTTGCACCCATCAGCCAGGCTGCTCCAGCAGGCAAAACCCTGATGTCTCGTGGCCAGGTCGTGGCGACAGCCAGTGACAGCGCCGAGCAACGCACACTGAAACGGCGCAGTCCGGTCTTTGATGTGGATGTGGTGAATACCGGACAGCAAAGCAATGCTCAGCTGCGTATGCAGGATGGGGCTTTAATCGCCTTAAAGGAAAACACCCAACTGATCATCAATGAATATAGCGGGTCTTCTGAAGAAGACGGCTCAGTTGTGATGGAATTAGTAACGGGCGGACTGCGCACCATTACAGGCAAAATCAAAGGCAACAAAGACAATTATCAGCTCCGCACCCCAGTCGGCAGTATCGGGATCCGGGGTACGCATTATGAAGTTGAATGGCAAGGAGATGCACTGCTGCTGGCCGTGTGGGACGGCACCATTGAAGTCAGTGTCAACGAGGAGCCGCTGTTGCTCGGGCAGGAAGGTAACTTTTCCTTTGCCAGTGTCAGTCAAAGTGGTGAAGTAACCCCTCTACTCGCACCACCATCACAACTTACCCGACTCACACCAGCCAGTCAGGGCGCTGCCAGCGGTAGCGATACAGATGAGCAAAACGATGACGGCAACACTGAGGATACCAGTGCGGAACTAGATGACGCTCCAGCTGAGGCGACAACACTGACCATAGCACAAGCCCCGGTCGCCACCCCGCCTGCGGCTCAGGAGGCTTTTGAAGCCGCCTTGCCAGATGTTGGTCGGGACATCTCAGATAACAGCTTTATTACGGAAGAAAACCTCGACACAGTGGGGATCGACCCCCTTGAAGATTTACTGGCTGAGCGTACCGGAACCGCGCTTTACACTGCGCTTGAGCGCGCCGAGTTTAGCTCAACTGGCGGCGCAGTCAGCAACATTCAAATGCAGATCAGCGTCGATTTCGACAGCGGCACAGTGCCACAAGGCGTTTTGTCGTTTAACGACCAGCAGGGTGAATGGTTTGCCGCCTTTAATGGCCTGATCGACGCCAGTGGCATGACGCTGGGCGTCAATTTCGCCTCACATGGGCAAAATCTGGCAGAAGGCACTATCGAGACTCAGTTCAGCGATGAGCTCAACAAGCTACGTGGCAATTTTAATTTGAACGAAATTGATGAGCCGAGTGTCACCGCTTCTGGCTTGTTTATTTTGAGTCAACCTTAA